The following proteins are encoded in a genomic region of Periophthalmus magnuspinnatus isolate fPerMag1 chromosome 23, fPerMag1.2.pri, whole genome shotgun sequence:
- the kcna1b gene encoding potassium voltage-gated channel subfamily A member 1 — MTVVSTENMDETSTLPGHPQDPYPPDHDLEEHDCCERVVINISGLRFETQLKTLAQFPDTLLGNPKKRMRYFDPLRNEYFFDRNRPSFDAILYYYQSGGRLRRPVNVPLDMFSEEIKFYELGAEAMEKFREDEGFIREEERPLPEKEFQRQIWLLFEHPESSGPARGIAIVSVMVILISIVIFCLETLPELKEDPRDRVHTVGNTTLYYHPNVLTDPFFVVETLCIIWFSFELIVRFFACPSKAAFFKNMMNSIDIVAIIPYFITLGTELADDQENRESKGGGEQATSLAILRVIRLVRVFRIFKLSRHSKGLQILGQTLKASMRELGLLIFFLFIGVILFSSAVYFAEAEEKDSFFTSIPDAFWWAVVSMTTVGYGDMYPVTIGGKIVGSLCAIAGVLTIALPVPVIVSNFNYFYHRETEGEEQAQFLNVSQQNLASETNSSRRSSSVVSKSEYMEIDEDMNNSIDNFREANLRTANCMAPSQNCVSKGKLLTDV; from the coding sequence ATGACTGTGGTGTCCACTGAGAATATGGACGAGACGTCCACCCTGCCAGGGCACCCGCAGGACCCGTACCCCCCCGACCATGACCTCGAGGAGCATGACTGCTGTGAGCGTGTGGTCATCAACATCTCAGGGCTGCGCTTCGAGACACAGCTCAAAACACTGGCCCAGTTTCCAGATACGCTTCTGGGAAACCCTAAGAAGAGAATGCGCTACTTTGACCCCCTGCGAAATGAGTATTTCTTTGACCGCAATCGGCCCAGTTTTGATGCCATCCTGTACTATTACCAGTCAGGTGGTCGGCTCAGAAGGCCAGTCAATGTGCCACTAGATATGTTTTCAGAAGAAATCAAATTTTATGAATTGGGTGCTGAAGCCATGGAAAAGTTCCGGGAGGATGAGGGCTTCATAAGGGAGGAGGAGCGACCACTGCCAGAGAAGGAGTTCCAGAGACAGATCTGGCTCCTGTTTGAACATCCAGAGAGCTCGGGGCCCGCACGGGGGATTGCCATAGTCTCTGTGATGGTCATCCTCATTTCcattgttatattttgtttggaaaCGTTACCAGAACTGAAGGAGGATCCGAGAGATCGAGTACATACTGTGGGCAACACCACTTTATATTACCATCCAAATGTCCTCACTGACCCGTTCTTTGTGGTGGAGACACTCTGCATTATCTGGTTTTCTTTTGAACTAATAGTCCGATTTTTTGCATGTCCCAGTAAGGCTGccttctttaaaaacatgatgaaCTCTATTGACATTGTGGCTATCATCCCATACTTTATTACATTGGGAACAGAGCTCGCTGATGATCaagaaaacagagagagcaaGGGTGGAGGAGAACAGGCCACTTCTTTGGCTATACTCAGGGTCATTCGCTTGGTCAGGGTCTTCAGGATTTTTAAATTGTCCCGGCACTCTAAGGGGCTGCAGATTTTGGGGCAGACTCTAAAAGCCAGCATGCGAGAGCTGGGCTTGCTTATTTTCTTCCTTTTCATAGGTGTAATTTTGTTCTCCAGTGCTGTCTACTTCGCTGAGGCTGAAGAGAAGGATTCCTTTTTTACTAGCATCCCGGACGCATTCTGGTGGGCCGTGGTTTCCATGACCACAGTGGGATATGGGGACATGTACCCTGTCACCATCGGGGGTAAGATTGTGGGCTCACTATGTGCTATAGCAGGAGTACTGACCATCGCCCTACCCGTACCTGTTATTGTGTCCAACTTTAACTACTTCTACCACCGTGAGACCGAGGGCGAGGAGCAGGCCCAGTTTCTGAATGTGAGTCAGCAGAACCTGGCCTCAGAGACCAACTCGAGCCGCCGCAGCTCCTCTGTGGTCAGCAAGTCCGAATACATGGAGATAGACGAGGATATGAACAACAGCATCGATAACTTTAGGGAAGCCAACCTGCGAACTGCCAACTGCATGGCTCCCAGCCAGAACTGTGTGAGCAAGGGCAAACTGCTCACTGACGTGTGA
- the LOC117392277 gene encoding shaker-related potassium channel tsha2-like: MTVVPAENLDETVALAALSAQDVYDPERTENQECCERVVINISGLRFETQLKTLAQFPSTLLGDPRKRMRFFDPLRNEYFFDRNRPSFDAILYYYQSGGRLRRPVNVPVDIFMEEIKFYELGDDVIENFKDDEGFIKEEERPLPENEFQRQVWLLFEYPESSGPARGIAIVSVLVILISIVIFCLETLPEFREEARTFEEHLVVNGTSRVKKPNPFTDPFFIVETLCIIWFSFELLVRFLACPSKPAFFKNIMNTIDIVAIMPYFITLGLELAEHQGNGQQAMSLAILRVIRLVRVFRIFKLSRHSKGLQILGKTLQASMRELGLLIFFLFIGVILFSSAVYFAETDDPESGFSSIPDAFWWAVVSMTTVGYGDMCPVTIGGKIVGSLCAIAGVLTIALPVPVIVSNFNYFYHRETEHEEQFQYTHVTCGQQQPPFGEFKKSDSRPSLTKSDYLDSDEADSIKYTNCSPHKAYTGKLTDV, translated from the coding sequence ATGACAGTGGTGCCCGCGGAGAACCTGGATGAGACCGTGGCACTGGCTGCTCTGTCTGCGCAGGATGTCTACGACCCGGAGCGCACAGAGAACCAGGAGTGCTGTGAGCGCGTGGTCATCAACATCTCTGGGCTGCGCTTCGAGACGCAGCTCAAGACCCTTGCCCAGTTTCCATCCACACTGCTCGGAGACCCACGCAAGAGGATGCGCTTCTTTGACCCGCTCAGGAACGAGTACTTCTTTGACAGGAACCGGCCAAGCTTTGATGCCATTCTATACTACTACCAGTCTGGGGGCAGGCTGCGCAGACCCGTTAATGTGCCCGTGGATATCTTTATGGAAGAAATTAAATTCTACGAGCTTGGAGATGACGTGATAGAGAATTTTAAGGACGACGAAGgttttattaaagaggaggagcGACCACTACCTGAAAATGAATTCCAGCGTCAAGTTTGGCTTTTGTTTGAGTACCCTGAGAGCTCAGGACCCGCGAGGGGCATAGCCATTGTGTCTGTTCTGGTCATCCTCATCTCTATCGTCATATTCTGCTTGGAGACATTACCTGAGTTCAGGGAGGAGGCAAGAACGTTTGAGGAACATCTCGTTGTGAACGGGACCTCGCGCGTAAAAAAACCCAATCCGTTCACAGACCCGTTCTTTATTGTGGAGACGCTCTGCATAATCTGGTTCTCCTTTGAGTTGCTGGTCCGTTTCCTGGCCTGCCCCAGCAAACCAGCGTTCTTCAAGAACATCATGAACACTATAGACATTGTGGCCATCATGCCATACTTCATCACCCTGGGGCTCGAGCTCGCAGAGCACCAAGGTAACGGGCAGCAGGCCATGTCCCTGGCCATCCTCAGGGTCATTCGTCTTGTTCGCGTCTTCCGCATCTTCAAACTCTCAAGACACTCAAAGGGGCTCCAGATTTTAGGCAAGACTCTGCAAGCCAGTATGAGAGAGCTGGGACTTcttatcttttttcttttcattggaGTTATCCTCTTCTCCAGTGCCGTGTACTTTGCAGAGACGGACGACCCGGAATCGGGATTTTCCAGCATCCCGGACGCGTTCTGGTGGGCTGTGGTTTCCATGACAACTGTGGGCTATGGGGATATGTGTCCAGTGACTATCGGGGGTAAAATTGTGGGATCTTTGTGCGCCATCGCTGGTGTGCTCACTATTGCTCTCCCTGTGCCTGTCATCGTGTCCAACTTCAACTACTTTTACCACCGAGAGACAGAGCACGAGGAGCAGTTTCAATACACGCACGTGACGTGTGGACAGCAACAACCACCGTTTGGAGAGTTTAAAAAGAGCGACAGCAGGCCGTCTTTGACTAAGTCCGACTATCTGGACAGTGATGAAGCAGACTCCATCAAATACACCAACTGCAGTCCACACAAAGCATATACCGGGAAACTCACTGACGTGTGA